The Tenrec ecaudatus isolate mTenEca1 chromosome 17, mTenEca1.hap1, whole genome shotgun sequence sequence cttctaatagccgggcaccatcagctttcttcaccacatttgcttatgcgcccattttgtcttccgtgatGGTCTCGGGAGCATCAGAGTGCCGGGTTGTTAGAaccgtgttcttgcgttgagggaggacttgagtagaggcccagtgtctatcTGCCCCCCCCAatgctaaatctataaatatacacacatagatctatttcccttcatcatatgtaaataatatgtacatacctatatttagaccactataaataAATGCCCttcgcctcctagctctttcctctacttccttttaccttccccttgtcccactatcatgctcagccttcattttggtttcagtaattcctctcagttacattgaccttaatcaagccctaccaggcctcctacaccctggtCGCCATCAGTTTTGGATCacctgctgttcccttgtccctggatctaAAACCCAGTTTTTTTAAgaaattgactttttttttttagtgcaaAAAATTTTTATAGAATATAAATCTTGGGTTCATGAAGAGCCTGAGCTAATACTAAAAAGTTAAATTACTTTAGTGTAAAGAAGCCAGAGAGATCAGTTTcttttcagaaataaaaaatGTAGCACCTCATTTcataatcatcattttcaatgtacACTCATGCATTCAGAATAGTACATGATTTTCTAACAATCTACAGATAGCCCTCTACTTATGATGTCTTTAAGTTACAACGACACACTTAACGGCTGTCTGCTTCGGGGTTCTGTTTTTGTGGTTTGGGACGTCTTATCATTAGTATTGTGTGTGACACAGAACAGCATTGCGGGCTGTAATTTGGCGATGCTGTCATTCCCAGGCATTCACTCGCAGAAGATGTTCGAAGATTGGATTTATAAAGATgctgataataaaaggcaataataaaaactaggaaAACAATAAGAGTTCTTCGGTttgcgtcagaaccaacctaaCGAAGAGGCCCTCAAATTGAAACCCTATAGCAAGTCAGGGGCTGCCTGTACAAAATACATGGATTTTTGTTGCTTCTATTTCCGGACTCACAAGCAGCACAGTTTTAGGTGCTGCTCCTCCAGTGGTTTTAGAGAAGGAACCAACCCCTGGAATACGCCCTTGAGCACCAGGCTGACTTCTGGCGTTCAGTGTTGTCCTACCTTTCAAGAAAGGAGGGTTTTGAACTGGAGCTGCAGCATCGTGGGGGCCAGGAGCAGACTGAGTCCTCTTAGACTTGGTTAGGGAATCTTAAGGTAAACCATTTTTAAAACCCTGTGCTGGAGGCACTAGTTATCAGTAACTGTGCATTATAAGTCAGTTACTATAGGCAGATTTGCTtgctatttaaatttttaatttattttttatcattgtattaggggctcattcagctCGTCACAATGCATccttccaatgtgtcaagcacatttttttccctcattctcaaaacatttgctttatacttgagcccttggtttcagctcctcattttccccctccctcgcacaGATGTGCTTTCATTGGGGAATTTTAAACCAAGATAGTAGACAGACAGGTGGACTCTGCCTTCCCTATAAAACCTGTCTCATTTGACACAGCATCTAGTATTTCATCATCCCAAAGCATCTGGAAGGCTAGTGCCAGAGGGATAACATTATATAACAATTGTTGGCTCCAGAAGAGGAAACTGCCTTCTAGACAGTTGACTCTCTGCAAAGAAATCATCTCTCCAGGGAGCATCGTTCTATTAAGCATTCTTGAGCTTTAGAGGTAAGTGCCAATCTTGATACGTCTCCTGGGGCAGCCACCTAATACTTTGTTAGTGGCCTGTCACCATCAAGTCACTGGGAGAGTGAAAACAATCCTCCCAGGGTGCTTGGAAAGTCCACCTGAACAGTATCGCTCCAAAGCAAGGGGAAATCATTCTGCAACGATGATCTATTATGGTATATTTTATTGATTTTCCCCCCAAGTTACAGGTTGATTGGAAATGTTTCCTACCCCCTTTTTTAAGGCTTAACTGATAGGATACCATAAAATACAGCGATCTTAAGCACACAATTCACTGAGTTTTGACAAATGCACACACCTATGTAACTGCAGCCATGCACCAAATGACACCGTGTGGGCAATGTCCACCTGCATATATGTCTTTGTCCCCATAAGGTGATGTTAGAGATCCTGATTGGACCATGAGATGTAGTGGGCGTAACGGcctcaaatgcaccagctgcccACATGCACACGTGTATTTGGTGTTTCTTGTGTACAAAGTGCTGCTGTTTCCAGGTGTGTCATGGTAAAGTACAacatttgtggggaaatggaattaaaaggtaatagaatttttccccagactctttgaagccccctcggcTACTTTAGTAGTTGTAAGCATCACTGTTACTGGCTTATGTATATGCTGTACTGTGCTTTCCATCTTTATTTCAATGTGAACAGACCAAATAAAATGTTCGGTGTATCAGTGTGTTCTAAAGCTCTAAGGTAGCGCGTATCCTGTAGCTCATGACCCATGCTTGAGGGTCAGTGTTATGGCTCATGATTCAGGCATTTTGACGCAATGTCCAAATCACCTAACCTGCTGCTTCATAGATGTAAAGTCACAGGCAGCCATACTAGGGCTTTCAGGCTGGCACAGTTAAGCTCGAGATGGCTAGCTGACACATCAGTGGCTTGGAACCCTCAGAGCCTCCTCGGAGACAGgactggcagtctgctcccaaaaGTCATGGCCTTAAAAACCACCCtaggcggtggaggtggtgggggcggggggttggtggaatgagctgataccaggggctcaaatagaaagaaaatgttttgagaatgatgatggcaacaaatgtgcttgacacaatggatggatgaattgggataagagttgtacgatccccaataaaattattttaaaaagacaacccTGCCCCATGTTTACCATTCTGATTTTTCTCAACGTTGACTTGTTTAACCTGTTCTGGGATTTCCTATAATAGAAGCAAACACTGTCTATGCCTCTCTACCTGTCATCTTTCACATGACAAAAATGTTTCCTTAGGTTTACTTATGTTCTTGCTTTTGTGGTTCATTTCTGTAGAGGTAAGTCTTTCTGTGTAAAATAATTAAGGAGAAATGAAAATTTCGCTAAATGGACTGCTTTCAGCAGGTTCGTTTCACATGCAATCCTCTTCTTGCAAACAGGTTGTCCTCGTGACAGATGGCTGCCTGGGCATCGGCAGAGGGTCACTGAGGCATTCACTGGCGACTCACAGCCAGCGCGGCGAGAGCAGCAGGTTTCCCCTCCCCTTTCCTTTCCCGTCGAAGTTGTACATCATGTGCATGGCAAACCTGGAAGAGGTAATGGCTTTTATTGAGTTCTTTTCAGTTTTCTAGTGATAATACCTCGGCTCTTGGCTTCCCACAAGCCTGAGCTTATATGAAGGACGGGGGAACTGTCAGGTTTCACTCTAAAAAGGACACGCTCTTTCAGGGAAGCATGCCAAACAGCGCGGCACAGCACGAGTGGGCGCTGGGGCAGGGTGATAGACAGAAGCATGAGTCCCCTCCGacctgccactgaccaggagcGGGGTAAAGAGAGTCTGGGCGTCCTGCTGCCAAGGGGTTTTACCTCTCAGCCAGAGGAGGCGTGATTGGAAGAATCGGCTGACCCCACTTGCTGAATTAAACCCACATGAGTCTAGTTTGGGCTgcccaggtgtaccgcccacctggcTCGGGGGCTTGAATTGGAGCATGTCCAGTTCGGGGTTCTTCCTGGGTGCCTAATGCTCACCTGAGTCCTAACCAACCTCCTTTATGGGGACCTTCATGGCTACCCAACAGTTTCACACGGTTCCATTTACTTTCTTTTAGTACTGTTAATATTATACTACATGCACTATAACAATTTTGAGCTCCATTGGTTTCaactgagtctggccactgaatttacaagggagcttcaaaaagttcatggaaaaattccattatgtttgcattctgttttttccatgaacttttggaaactcCTTCATCTTTGAAAAGACTGATCTTCAAATGCTCCTTGAGCTTTCGGATCTCTGTCCCTCGGGAGGGAGCCGAACTGGAGTTGTGATCCTTCCTTCTCACAGAGGACTTGTAGACAATGAAGGGTTGAGATGTCCTCTTGATGTAACTGCCTAGGAGTTCTCACCTTGATTTCTCCAGGAATGTCGACAGAAACGGGTTGAGgggctttgctttgtttgttgGTGAAGTCACCGCACCCTGATGTATGTTGATATAATGCTTTCCCGGTGTGCCCGTTTATCTGGGCGTCACTTCACCTTGTTTCATCTCAGTTTTCTACCAGAGATGTAGGTTACGATCGTTCTCATCAGGAGATGTCGAAGCACTGAGGAGGGAATGAGCGGCTACCTCCAAGAGTCTTTGCAAATAGCTTTGCAGTGGAGTAGCTTAGCTCTGTTGGGGTCATTGGTCTGAGATTCCTGTTGGTAACCTTCCATCAAAATTGCTAAGTCACTGCTTTTCTCAGAGTGCGTGTGTGAAAGAGACGCGGACGCAGAGTGAATGTCTGTGTGACTGTGATGGGCACGGCCCTGACGGACGGATCACAACACGGCACTTGTGCCACATCAGAGCGGTCATCTCTTTTGCTTCGTAGCTCCAGAGCACCGATTCCTTGGATTGCCTTGAACGTCTCATAGACTTAAACAATGGGGAAGGGCAGATTTTTACCATTGACGGCCCCCTGTGCTTGAAAAATGTACAGTCTATGTTTGGGTGAGTGTGCTTTAGAACTTTTTTGCCTTCTTTACAACCCAGTACTATAATTTGGCATCCAGCCAGCAAGAACGTCTCTATTACTGTGTCCAGTAGTGTCATTTCATTTTCCCTTTTCGGGTACAAAGGTGGGTACCATGATTTTAAGAAGTCGACTCCCCTTAAACCAAGCACGTCTGAGTCTAGAATGCCTCTAGTTGCTGACTCCCCACGGTGGCCGAGCAGTGGCAGCGATGGGCTTAGACTGGTTCACCACAAATGTCGGGCTGTGTTGTTTAGACACAGCTGATCTGCATGGTGGAGTCAACCGGAAGGGAAAAGGAACTTTGCATCTGAAAAAGTGACCTTTACAGGTACCGATGACTCTTCTTCTAACACTCACGTTCTAGAAAACTGATAGATGTGGCATACACACCTTTCCACGCCGTGCTCCAGTGTGGCCACCTGACGGCCGACGTGCAAGTCTTCCCCCGGCCAGAGCCTTTTGTTGTCGATGAGGAAATCGATCCCATCCCTAAAGTCATTAACACAGGTAAcgacttttgtttttaaacttcatACTTGCTTCTGTCATCTTTAACTTCTGACAGGTACTTGCTTCTCTCTCTGGTACTCGCATGCtcttggagccccagtggcatagtggatatgcattggcctgctaaccatgaggtcggcagtttgaagccaccagccactcttggggagaaagatgagacgtttcTATTCCTACAGagaaaccacagaggcagttcctccctgccctgtagggttgccacgagtcagaattgactcttagCAGTGagtaggttggttggttggttggttttaggGTGTGCTTGTCGTCAGTTCACCCTCTGGAAATGGACTTTCATGGTAAGGTCATGAGCCAGCCTCTCAACCATGTTCATTGTGACCACAAGCCACCAGTATTGGACATCGTGGCTAGATTCTCATTTTTAATCCAGCAAAACACCGAAATCCTTGAGGTCATTGTCAGAAGAGCTACTGAGACGGATCGTGATCCTAGTTACGGTCCCATCAGAAGGAATGGCTCTTGCTGTGTGCGCCTGGGCAAACTGCTTCCTCTCTCGCCCTCACTGGGATGAGGGGTCAACTAGATGGTCCCCCGCTCTCAGCTCTGTTACTCTGTGCTATGCCGGCTCCCCTGTTGATACAAGGGCAGAGAAAGTGGTGCTTGCGACGGCTTTTGATGAGCTCACGGCTTGGGTGAGACTGGCAAGGCGAAGGCTCCAGGGCAACAGGAACCGTGGAGAGGGGAGAGGACAGCTGTTCCCAGCCGGTGGGTAGACTGGGAGATGGAGGCCTTAAACCCTGCGGGATCGCTGTTTCAGTTACCAcatgcagcctgcctgccagagGTTCAGTGGGTATTACACGGGTTTGCTAGCTCATTGTGCTCCAGGAAGTGCTCAGGGAGGGCCATCATCTCTGGGCACAGACTCTCGGAGTTTCCGAGTGGAAAGGTGTGCACACATATTTTGGGGTAAGCACTTTTACCCCCTTGCTCAgaaccctggtgatgcagtggttaaagcacttggttaAAGCCTGGAGGTCAGCCGTGTGAACTCAGTAGCCACcgcagcagagagagtgtggcacGGCCctgacaggagcagttctcctgcaGTGGCTGTGACCTGGAATTGACTCCACTCGGCGCGCTTCCCGGCTGCCTGGAAATAGACACCTCTCCTTTCCTTTTGACCAACAGTAGTGTGTTAAACTGAATGAAAGCTTTTTGCCTTCAAATCAGTTAGATTCCGCTCCCTCCCagcctcaaaaagaaagaaaaagcgttTCGTTACATTCAAGAACAAGTAATAACTTGCGCTGGCTAACCCAATGTTGCATAATTGAGGGAGCTTGTATTAATGTGTAGACGTGATTTACAGTTCTCACAGACACTCATGGAAGAAGCCTTCTGTGGCACATGAAACACCTTCTCATATCACAGACACGTTTTGTTCCCAGTCATCATGCCACAGTCATTCCACAAACATCTGTTCCACGATCACACATAAACATTTTGTTTGTGAAACTGAACATAAACATGAATTAATTTTGTGTTCATTCCCTCCTTTCAGATTTGGAAATAGTGGGATTTATTGATATAGCTGATATCTCCAGTCCCCCGGTTCTTTCCAGACATCTGGTTCTCCCTATAGCACTTAACAAAGGTGAGTTATCTTTCTCTTCCAGTGACACATATGAAGCCTCTTACAAACTAAAAGGTGATCTGATTGATTTGTGATCACCCATTGGCATCTCTGGGCTTTGGGTGCAAGGGtttattcagcatcattgacTCTAGGGAGTATGGATTCCATGACAGTTGAAAATTCTTTCCCACATTTGTCCCTGACAGGCAGAATCTTGAGATATGTTCAAATAGGTCATATATTGCGATCATTGTGTTATACTTACCTTATTGCTCTCAGAACAACCAGGATGCCTTTATCTCTAAGGTCCTGGGGAAAGTCTGCAGGTCCATGTACGTTATTGACAAATTAGGCAGAATGGAAAGGAAATGTTGGGAAGCAGTGGGAAAAAAATACAGGCAGGTGAGATGTGGCTGTATTAGAAAGGCTTTGAATGAGCTTGAGCAGGCAGGTGCGTTCAGAAGGAAGCTAGCTGGAAAGATTCGTCTTTCAGCAGCGTCTGTGAGTGAACCTAGAGTTGGAGACTTCAGTGAGGAAGCTGGACAGTGACCCCTGCTGACCTTGGCCAGGGGCAGGGTACATTCACATTCTGCTGGGAGGTTGTCACTTAAGAACACTGGCTTCTCTGGGTGTGTGGTGTGTTTAGATGGGTGTTTCAACTGCCAACTAACATCTCTCTGATCATGCCAGGAGTGCTATGGAAAATGGATTTCTATGTCAACAGCTATGTCAAGCTAGAATTCACCTACATACATGTCACCCATTTATAGAGTACGATCCAGTGGTTTTTAGTATGTTACCTTAGTTATGCAACCATCACACCAAAAGAGACACAGCATACCTTTGGCCCCCGCTCCCCAATTTTCTGATAGCCCTCCATCCTGGCATCCACTGATCTGCTTTCCGTGATGTCTGTTCTGGACATTTCATGTAAGAGGAACAATAGTAGAGCATGTGAAAATGTACTCTCAAACGGGCATTGAAAATTAGAATGTGAACATTCTTCTTGACCCCATTCCCTTACAGCTCCACCCACTGTGCTCCCCACGGTGAGAAATCGCAGACAGTGTCATCATCGGTAGTTCTTGGGGGTTGCTGGAGCTGCTTGAGTGTGacctgttttcttcttcttttcgcaGAAGGTGATGAGGTTGGAACTGGCATCACAGATGACAATGAAGATGAGAATTCAGCCAATCAGATTGCAGGCAAAATACCCAACTTTTGTGTCCTGCTCCACGGCAGCCTAAAAGTGGAGGGCATGGTGGCAATTGTTCAATTAGGGTAGGCCCTCgccacttgtttgcttttcaTGCCGCCCTCTCCATCTCCCCTTCTCCTCTTCGGTCTAAGGCACCCACTAGAGTAAGCGTGGTGTGCGCCTGCTGGGCACGAGTTGGCGGCTCTCATCGTGAATTTCACGGCAGCCCTTCTCAGCTTGCATCTGGTCTGTGGCTTTTAGCAGGACTCCTAATAGAGAGGGGCAGAGAGAACTAAGAGGCGAGGAGCATTTTGCCACGTGCCAGGCTTTCCTCTGGCGCGTTAGACGTTTTACCTCACCTTACCACGCGCAGCAGTGCTGGACAGGAGGCAGCTGAGGAGGCCGGGGCTGACAGAGGTTCAGTCCCCTGTTCACAGTTACACAGCTAGGAAAAGGAGAGCCGGCGTTCCTGCCCATGCAGTCTGACCCCAGAGCCATGCTTTGAAGCACTCTGCTGGGTGTCTGTGAGCCTCTGCACTTTGTTTCCCTGTCTGTCAAACCTGTTGTTAGAAACCCATCCTCTTCTGGCCACCCCCACTCTGAGGCTGCCCGGAACCTGGGGTGACTGCAGTGGTTAGGGTTGGGCATGGAAGCACAGCTCCGTTGCTGCTGGGAAAAGGAAAACCTTCCTATGAGATGTTAGCCCGCAGCGTTTCTTGCCACCAGACTATTTGCATTGGTTCTGAATCTAAGACTAGCACAGAACGCTTTGACAACATGAGACAGGGCCTCTGTACAGACTGAGTGGTGGCCTTCTGCCCGGTGTCGgagggcttctgtgtgggcactgCGGTGaatgactcaggtgcacctgaaaAGATTTATAGGTCCTGGCCCTTAATCCTCTTTACCACCCTGATAGCTGCTTGCTGCCCGTTATGGTGTTTTGTTCTTCTCTTTTGAGACTGTTTTTGATGCCCAGGTGTACATAATTTCACTTACTATGTCATAGGCCCCAGGGGGGTGGTTGTATTACGGATTTTTAGGTTTAGGATCTGGCTGCCCTGGCACTCTGCACTGCAGCCCACACCCTAAACAGAGCAGCACAGACTAGATTTGTGTAACGTGATGGTCCCAGGCTTACGCTCTTCAGATCTTCCGTCTTCTCTCCCTTTAGTCCCGAATGGCACGGCATGCTCTACTCCCAAGCTGACAGCAAGAAGAAGTCAAACCTCATGATGTCGCTCTTTGAGCCTGGCCCAGAACCACTCCCATGGCTAGGGAAAATGGCACAGTTGGGACCCATTTCAGGTATAATCCCGATCACATTCTACTTGCCTCTGCGCACTCTGGCGGGCAGGCGGCGCACTGAGCGGCCTCCATGGCTAATGTGCCGTGGCCTCTGATGCTGATTGTGCACGTAGAGGACCCTGGAGAGTGGGCTGTTTGCGCTTTTTGACTCCCACAGCGCTTAGGTCACTTTAAGTAAACATAAACACTTCAATTGCAGTTTTTCCTCTGCTGTGTTATTTTCATCCCCAGTGTCCTGTAGCCATTCCTAAATCTTTTAAACTCCCTTCCTTAAATTCATAGGCCATTGCTACCCTGCCctaagggccgctatgagtcgatAGCAACagcaactcagtggcattgaatttTCTTTAGTTTGTTCCTAGTTTTTCAGGATCCAACTGTAGAATTATTTGGACTCACTTCAATTTCAAGAGCATCTACCAAACAGCCTACTCTGTGCCAGGTCCCGGGATAAAAGAGCGCCTGGAGTTGCTCAAAGTCTGGCAGAAAGTAGAATAATGTGCACAGGCTGGCACTAGCCCAGCGTCGGCTGAAGAATGGGGTCATAGCTCTGCTTGGAGGATTCGGAAATCTTCACAGAGAAAGGACGGCCTCGTTAGGTTTAAGAAAGAAGGACCAACAAAGAAGAAAGCGCCTGGGGGGCAAATGAGGAcatgaaggaaggaaaggagagcGCTCAAAAAGTGTAAGGGGCTGGGTGGGATGGGCGTGGTTGGTTAGAAGCAGGCGGTGTCTAGAGCAGGGCAGGCAGGTCTCGTCTGAAGTGTGAACTACTTATTCTGAACTACTCGGTAGATGGCTTTTAATTCTAGGTGCCTGGTGCCCCTGGAATTGTGTGATGTGACCGTGATCAAAGTGAGAAAGAAGAGATTGCATTTAGAAAGAGAACTCTGGATTGTGGGGTTGAAAGATCAAGGCTAGGGGAAGGGCATTCTTCAGCTTGAAGTCTGCTGTGAGAGGTCTGGAGATGTAACAACGAGAGAGAGACAGGTACCAGGGAAATGGCCGGCTAAGGAGGGGGATCCAGGTAAAGATACTCAGGAGGGAGAAGCAGTCATGAGTGGTTAAGAGGGAAGGGAAGAGTTGAGAATCAGCCCAGGTTTCCAACCTAAGCTGTTGGGCCAACCCAAAGGTGGTGTTATTAGTGGAAATAGCGAACAAGGAAAGGTAGTTTTAGGAGGACAAACTATTTTGTGCATGCTGAGTTTGTGTCTAGGAGATAATAGGTACAGGTGCCAAGAGACAATTTCTGTCAAACTCTGGAGTTCAGGAAATGGGAGAATTGAACATACTATCTGTAATTCTAAGCATATCTGTAAGCATTAAAATGATGAGAAAGGAAGGTTTTTTTGTGCGTGGCAGAGTTTGAAAGATTGGAATTTCTACGTTTCCAGGGCGCAGTCTAGAGAGACTGATTCAGAAGGTCTCGATTCAGGCCAGGAACTTGCAGGGGTAATAATGGCTCCAGTGATTTCTGATCTCAGTCATCGGAGACCATACTTTAAAGAGGAAGAGGGGGCCGAGGGCTGTACCCCTGGGAAGCACTAGCCCACGAGAGCACTATCACAGACTCTGCGAGGAAAGAATCCGAGGGAAGCAGAAGAACACAGGGAAACGGCCCCGCAGAAGGCGGCAGTGTCctcaggaaggaaggatggacagACAGAAGGGCCTGAAAAGCTCCACACACGCACACGTTAGCGCCAGGCTGAGCCTTCTCTGCACGGACGCCGGCCTCTTAAAGCTTCTGACTGAATATCGGCCCCAGACTCTCTAGATCAGTAAACATTTGGGCTTCGTGCGACACGGGGACTCTGTGAAAACATTCAGCTCCGCCATTGCAGTGTGAAAGGGCCGGTGTTCCTCTGTTCCAATAGGCCTTTAGTAATGGCACGGAAAACTTACATCATTTTCACATCCTAAGAAGCACTGTGTCCCTTGTCCTCCCAACCTTTTAAAGTTGTAAGAAGTATTATTGACAGGATGTAGCAAAGAAAATAGGCATCATGGTTTGCTGGCTCGAGCTTGAGTCTTTAAAGTTCACATCAGATCAGGAGGTAAGACTTGGGTTCTCAATACGACAAAGATGAATCTCTGAATAAAGCTTAGAATGTGGAAATGCTGCCCTCTTATTGAGAGAATGGCGAGAAACATTTTGCTCACTCTTCGTCTGCGTACTATTTCTAACAGGAACTCCAGGAGTAAGGAAATTTAAAAATCTGGGATTTGAAGCCTAAATTCAGTACTGTGTATACTGACACCACAATCCAAATTAAACTGTGCCGACAGCTGGTTCTAAACCAGTGAGACCCACAGTGCATCCATAAACATTTAGTATGACAGCACTTGCAAAAAATCTCTACTGAAAATGAGTTTACAATAAAAagcttttttaaagaattttttaataaCACGAGGAAATTGTATCCTTTGAGGAAAAGCCCGTAGGAGCAGACGCACCTGGAGAACGGAATCTAGAGTGTGGTCAGGGTGAGGGCTGGAGGGGCACAGCGGCCAAAGGACAAGGAAGACCCCCGTGGGGGGATTGAGCTTGACGGGAGGTGACGGGTGGCTTTTCCCGGGGCAGCGTGTGCAGCTAGTGGGCGAGCTGAAGCTGAGGAATGAGGGTCCCTAGCGAGCGTGACTGAAGAGGAAGGACATGGCAGGAGTTTGAGGAGAACAAGGGCAGTTACTGCGTGTGCATAGATGAAGGGATCCCTCACCTCCACCGTGTCATCTCTACTACatacatggatttgtttctggtcCTGCCTGGTTTTCCTTGCCATTCACTGAGACCAGCAGCCTGCCAGCCAGGGGGCACAGTCATTTATCGGTTTTCTGATTGCTGTCGGCTCACAGGGCTGAGTTGGGTAGTGAAGCTAGAGCTCCTGTGACCCGTGTCTGGCCCTTTACAGGACGAGGCTGTGGACTCCTGACCTAGACTTTTGTGACGGTGTCCATCAAAGACGCCAGCGGTAGCTCCAGCGCACCCACTTGGCCAGTTGGGTCCTTCTGTGTCACGCTTGCTCTCCGTTTGAATTGGACTGCTGTGTACTCTGCGTCTGCATTGGTTCCTCTTTGTAAAGGGGGATCAGAAGAGCTAACATTTTGCCCAGcttttaactctttttttttttttaacattttattaggggctcatacaactcttatcacaatccatacatacatcaattatataaagcacatccgtacattctttgc is a genomic window containing:
- the INTS14 gene encoding integrator complex subunit 14; this encodes MPTVVVMDVSLSMTRPVSLEGSEEYQRKHLAAHGLTMLFEHMATNYKLEFTALVVFSSLWELMVPFTRDYNTLQEALSNMDDYDKTCLEAALVGVCNIVQQEWGAAIPCQVVLVTDGCLGIGRGSLRHSLATHSQRGESSRFPLPFPFPSKLYIMCMANLEELQSTDSLDCLERLIDLNNGEGQIFTIDGPLCLKNVQSMFGKLIDVAYTPFHAVLQCGHLTADVQVFPRPEPFVVDEEIDPIPKVINTDLEIVGFIDIADISSPPVLSRHLVLPIALNKEGDEVGTGITDDNEDENSANQIAGKIPNFCVLLHGSLKVEGMVAIVQLGPEWHGMLYSQADSKKKSNLMMSLFEPGPEPLPWLGKMAQLGPISDAKENPYGEDDSKSPFPLQPTNKRSYAQNVTVWIKPSGLQTDVQKILRNARKLPEKTQTFYKELNRLRKAALAFGFGDLLKGVADMLERECTLLPDTAHPDAAFQLTHAAKQLKLAGTGTSECAAYDHNITPLQTDFSGSSTERM